One window of the Oncorhynchus clarkii lewisi isolate Uvic-CL-2024 chromosome 19, UVic_Ocla_1.0, whole genome shotgun sequence genome contains the following:
- the LOC139375201 gene encoding ADP-ribosylation factor 6-like, which translates to MMGKMLSKIFGNKEMRILMLGLDAAGKTTILYKLKLGQSVTTIPTVGFNVETVTYKNVKFNVWDVGGQDKIRPLWRHYYTGTQGLIFVVDCADRDRIDEARQELHRIINDREMRDAIILIFANKQDLPDAMKPHEIQEKLGLTRIRDRNWYVQPSCATTGDGLYEGLTWLTSNYKS; encoded by the coding sequence ATGATGGGGAAAATGCTATCGAAAATCTTTGGCAACAAGGAGATGAGAATATTGATGCTTGGACTTGATGCTGCTGGAAAGACCACCATCCTTTACAAACTGAAACTTGGACAGTCGGTCACCACAATTCCCACAGTTGGTTTCAACGTTGAGACTGTGACTTACAAAAATGTAAAATTCAATGTATGGGACGTTGGAGGCCAAGATAAGATCCGTCCCCTGTGGCGACACTACTACACGGGCACTCAAGGGTTAATCTTTGTTGTGGATTGCGCAGACAGAGATCGCATTGATGAGGCCAGGCAGGAACTCCATCGCATCATTAATGACCGTGAGATGAGGGACGCCATCATCTTGATTTTTGCCAATAAGCAAGACCTGCCCGATGCCATGAAGCCACACGAAATCCAAGAGAAACTAGGATTGACCCGCATTAGAGATAGGAATTGGTATGTTCAGCCCTCCTGTGCGACGACGGGAGACGGACTATATGAGGGTTTGACATGGCTAACATCAAATTACAAATCCTAA
- the LOC139375202 gene encoding protein N-lysine methyltransferase METTL21D: MAEHTLHHNNYFTRDVEKNDGSVLKIKQCFKGDVGCVVWDAAIVLSKYLETKPLYDPCSGVNMWSSKNILELGAGTGVVGLMAASLGAQVTVTDLEDLQSLLQVNIQDNQELVSSGSIEAKVLKWGENVSEFLPHPHFILMADCIYYEQSVKPLVETLKHLVGPETTIICCYEQRTVGVNPKVEKQFFELLLQDFQSEEIPLNKQDPEYNSPDIRILHIRRAV; the protein is encoded by the exons ATGGCGGAGCATACGTTACACCACAATAATTATTTTACAAGAGACGTTGAGAAAAACGACGGATCTGTCTTGAAAATCAAACAGTGCTTTAAAGGAGACGTCGGTTGTGTGGTGTGGGATGCAGCAATTGTCCTGTCAAAATATTTAGAAACGAAACCGTTGTATGATCCTTGCTCGGGCGTGAACATGTGGTCTAGCAAAAACATTCTAGAGTtaggagcaggaacaggagtTGTGGGCCTTATGGCAGCATCTTTGGG GGCTCAGGTTACTGTGACAGACCTCGAGGACCTGCAGTCTCTACTCCAAGTCAATATCCAAGACAACCAGGAACTTGTCAGCAGTGGATCCATCGAAGCCAAGGTACTAAAATG GGGTGAAAATGTGTCAGAGTTTCTACCACACCCACATTTTATCCTGATGGCGGACTGCATCTATTATGAACAG TCCGTGAAGCCACTGGTGGAAACCCTGAAGCACCTGGTTGGACCAGAGACCACCATCATATGCTGCTATGAGCAACGCACAGTGGGTGTCAACCCCAAAGTGGAGAAACAATTTTTTGAG TTGCTTCTACAAGACTTCCAGTCTGAGGAGATCCCTTTGAACAAGCAGGACCCAGAGTATAACAGTCCTGACATCCGCATCCTTCACATTCGCAGAGCTGTCTGA